In Acaryochloris marina S15, a single genomic region encodes these proteins:
- a CDS encoding EAL domain-containing protein, whose product MSEGKESSLLVHFQPGELIFTAGEEGHHAYIIESGQVDIFVTTTGKDVSFKTLVKGDVFGEMAVIDASPRSASARALTETCCVVISSEQISDRIEASDPVVKLLVSRLLDHIRSLNTGVSQAAMPGSDLPESSLTSSSPFFPHQPVLEKMRLESELLDAIATNAFVPHYQPLVDLETEEILGFEFLIRWESPTRGWVSPAMFINTAEETSLIRPIGRWVLENACADLNRLNQALTNTLANPVENRPPLFISVNVSARQFQAPQFNEELLEILQRHQIPHSQIKLEVTERVLMEGPSAINIIQQCRQLGFHLALDDFGTGFSSLTYLAKFEIDSLKIDQYFVRQMLTNRRTLALMKNILAMTRDLEMLSVAEGVETQEELDILRRLGCQVGQGYLFGKPLPFESAKNLLLDNYRYSSRPTVKVLRECEFESNVPLQTARFKTR is encoded by the coding sequence ATGTCTGAGGGAAAAGAGTCTTCGTTGTTGGTTCATTTTCAGCCTGGAGAGCTGATTTTTACTGCCGGTGAAGAAGGGCACCATGCCTACATTATTGAGTCAGGCCAAGTCGATATTTTTGTAACAACAACGGGGAAAGACGTCTCCTTCAAGACTCTTGTCAAAGGAGATGTATTTGGTGAGATGGCTGTGATTGATGCTTCTCCCCGCTCAGCCTCTGCTCGGGCATTAACAGAGACCTGTTGTGTTGTTATTTCCAGTGAGCAAATCTCAGATCGGATTGAAGCTTCTGATCCTGTGGTCAAGCTGTTAGTCTCACGGTTATTGGATCATATTCGGTCGTTGAATACTGGAGTCTCCCAGGCTGCTATGCCTGGCTCAGACCTACCGGAGTCCTCGTTAACATCATCGTCTCCGTTCTTTCCTCACCAACCTGTCTTGGAAAAAATGCGGTTGGAGTCGGAATTACTAGATGCGATCGCAACCAATGCCTTTGTCCCCCACTATCAGCCTCTAGTTGATCTGGAGACGGAAGAGATCCTGGGATTTGAATTCTTAATTCGGTGGGAAAGCCCCACCCGAGGCTGGGTTTCTCCTGCCATGTTTATCAATACAGCAGAAGAAACTTCATTGATTCGCCCCATTGGTCGTTGGGTTCTTGAAAACGCCTGCGCAGATCTCAATCGCCTTAATCAGGCCCTCACTAACACTTTGGCAAACCCAGTGGAGAACAGACCACCGTTATTTATCAGCGTTAACGTCTCTGCCCGCCAGTTTCAAGCCCCACAATTTAATGAAGAATTGCTTGAGATCCTCCAGCGACATCAGATTCCCCATTCCCAGATTAAATTGGAGGTCACTGAGCGGGTCCTAATGGAGGGACCTTCAGCTATCAACATCATTCAACAGTGCCGACAGCTTGGATTTCATCTAGCCCTCGATGACTTTGGCACAGGATTTTCGAGTCTCACTTATCTCGCTAAATTTGAGATAGATAGCCTCAAAATAGACCAGTATTTTGTCCGTCAAATGTTAACGAATCGTCGAACCCTGGCTCTGATGAAGAATATTTTGGCCATGACTCGGGATTTGGAAATGCTTTCCGTTGCTGAAGGAGTGGAAACCCAGGAAGAGCTTGATATTCTGCGGCGGTTAGGCTGCCAAGTTGGGCAAGGATATTTGTTTGGCAAACCTCTCCCTTTTGAATCAGCCAAAAACTTACTGTTAGATAACTATCGTTACTCCTCAAGGCCAACTGTCAAAGTTCTTCGGGAGTGCGAGTTCGAGAGCAATGTGCCGCTTCAGACGGCCAGGTTCAAAACCAGGTAA
- a CDS encoding alanine/ornithine racemase family PLP-dependent enzyme, whose amino-acid sequence MQAFLPRIEISLSQIQHNAQILSELYRQKGISLMGVTKATLGEPAIAAAMLQGGINFIADSRLENIQRMKDAGISAQFVLLRTALSQAELVIRTVDISLNTELETIKALSRYAKVQNKIHQIIIMVELGDLREGILPDDLAPFIHKVLGFPNIDIIGIGCNLACYGGIKPDAQNMDELSELATAMETEFQMNFTIVSGGNSANYEWYQSNQGTGRINNLRVGESILLGCETVYGRRIPRLYRHAFKLIAEVIEAKEKPSLPFGTICQDAFGNIPAFIDQGIQHRAIIALGRQDVLVSSLSAENDVEILGSSSDHIVLDSKDCDLKIGSEVRFNLDYGGILSAMTSPFIQKTMLVHF is encoded by the coding sequence ATGCAAGCTTTTTTGCCAAGGATAGAGATTTCCCTCTCGCAGATACAGCATAATGCACAGATCCTATCGGAGTTGTACAGGCAGAAAGGTATTTCTTTGATGGGTGTTACTAAAGCGACCCTCGGAGAACCTGCGATCGCTGCAGCTATGCTTCAAGGTGGTATTAACTTTATTGCCGACTCACGCCTTGAAAATATTCAAAGGATGAAGGATGCGGGGATATCAGCTCAGTTTGTGTTGCTTCGCACAGCCTTGAGTCAGGCAGAATTGGTGATTAGAACTGTAGATATTAGTCTGAATACAGAGCTTGAGACGATAAAAGCGCTTTCTCGCTATGCCAAAGTGCAAAATAAGATTCATCAGATTATCATTATGGTGGAATTAGGCGATCTTCGAGAGGGCATTCTTCCTGATGATCTTGCTCCTTTTATCCACAAAGTGTTGGGCTTCCCTAATATTGATATTATTGGCATTGGCTGCAATTTGGCTTGTTATGGAGGGATTAAGCCAGATGCACAAAATATGGATGAGTTATCTGAATTAGCTACTGCAATGGAAACTGAATTTCAGATGAACTTCACCATTGTTTCAGGCGGAAACTCGGCAAACTATGAATGGTATCAATCGAATCAGGGAACTGGAAGAATCAATAACCTCCGTGTGGGAGAATCGATCCTTTTAGGCTGTGAAACGGTATATGGAAGAAGAATTCCGAGATTATATCGCCATGCCTTTAAACTAATCGCTGAAGTGATTGAGGCAAAAGAAAAGCCCTCTTTGCCTTTTGGTACGATTTGTCAGGATGCCTTTGGGAATATCCCTGCATTTATAGATCAAGGGATTCAGCACCGAGCCATTATTGCATTAGGAAGGCAAGATGTTTTGGTCTCTAGCTTAAGTGCTGAGAACGATGTTGAAATACTCGGTTCTAGCAGCGATCATATTGTCCTTGATAGTAAGGACTGCGATTTGAAGATTGGTAGCGAAGTTAGATTTAATCTGGATTATGGGGGAATTTTATCAGCTATGACATCGCCCTTCATTCAGAAAACAATGCTTGTCCATTTTTAA
- a CDS encoding DUF1611 domain-containing protein translates to MPFAKKTALVYCENQFGLVDGKTASGLVRHSEAYTIVGVIDSTLAGRDAGEELGDHKNGIPIFANLDEALDQLQEVPNCYIYGKAPLDACVSRVERFLILEAMSKGMDIINGLHQFFSEDPEFARMADHHGIQIKDIRKPPQLKDLHIFSGQIARVNVPVIAVLGTDCACGKMTTAVELNQALKRLGIKSVMVATGQTGLMQGAKYGVSMDALVSQFVIGEIENAVVQTFDNEAPDIILVEGQSAVGHPAFMSSLGILKGSMPDGVILQHPPARKFRCDFPHLSMPTLESEIQLIESISQSQVLAITVSHENMSTTETQRVIAEYEDYFQVPTTDVLSDGCQKLIQALGQHFPQLNQKIKQEGLEKVLLLAMG, encoded by the coding sequence ATGCCATTTGCGAAAAAGACGGCTTTAGTTTACTGCGAGAATCAGTTTGGTTTAGTAGACGGGAAAACTGCTTCAGGGTTAGTTCGGCACTCTGAGGCGTATACCATCGTTGGCGTTATTGATAGTACTTTAGCGGGAAGAGATGCTGGGGAAGAGTTAGGAGATCATAAAAACGGCATCCCTATTTTTGCCAACTTAGATGAGGCTTTAGACCAGCTACAAGAAGTTCCAAATTGCTACATCTATGGAAAAGCTCCTTTAGATGCCTGTGTCTCAAGGGTGGAAAGGTTCTTAATTCTTGAAGCGATGTCCAAGGGCATGGATATCATTAACGGTTTGCACCAATTTTTCTCTGAAGATCCAGAGTTTGCCCGTATGGCTGATCACCATGGTATTCAGATTAAAGATATTAGAAAACCACCTCAGCTCAAGGATTTGCATATCTTTAGCGGTCAAATAGCTAGAGTGAATGTACCTGTCATTGCTGTCCTCGGTACAGATTGTGCTTGCGGCAAAATGACTACCGCAGTGGAGTTGAATCAAGCCTTAAAGAGGCTGGGGATAAAATCTGTCATGGTCGCGACAGGGCAGACGGGTTTAATGCAAGGAGCAAAATATGGAGTATCCATGGATGCTCTGGTGTCCCAATTCGTAATTGGTGAAATAGAAAATGCTGTGGTGCAGACGTTTGACAATGAAGCCCCCGATATCATTTTGGTGGAAGGTCAAAGTGCAGTCGGTCATCCCGCTTTTATGAGTTCTCTCGGTATTTTAAAAGGCAGTATGCCCGATGGAGTCATTCTCCAGCATCCACCTGCCAGAAAATTTCGATGTGATTTTCCTCATCTATCTATGCCTACTCTGGAGAGTGAAATTCAACTGATTGAATCGATTTCCCAATCTCAGGTGCTTGCCATCACAGTTAGCCATGAAAACATGTCTACTACAGAAACCCAAAGGGTGATCGCAGAGTATGAAGACTATTTTCAAGTACCAACAACCGATGTCCTTAGTGATGGGTGTCAAAAACTGATTCAGGCATTGGGTCAGCATTTTCCGCAACTGAATCAAAAAATTAAGCAGGAGGGGTTAGAGAAAGTACTGCTATTGGCAATGGGGTAG
- a CDS encoding RNA-binding protein, giving the protein MSIYVGNLSYDVTEQDLNTAFAEYGTVKSAKLPTDRETGKIRGFGFVEMSDEAEEAKAIEELDGAEWMGRTLKVNQAKPREDRGGGGNRW; this is encoded by the coding sequence ATGTCGATTTACGTTGGTAACCTCTCATATGACGTTACAGAGCAAGACCTCAATACCGCTTTTGCAGAATATGGAACTGTAAAAAGTGCAAAGCTCCCCACTGACCGTGAAACAGGTAAGATTCGGGGATTTGGTTTTGTTGAGATGAGTGATGAAGCTGAGGAAGCCAAAGCTATTGAAGAACTAGACGGTGCTGAATGGATGGGGCGTACCCTGAAAGTAAATCAAGCAAAACCTCGTGAAGATAGAGGTGGTGGTGGAAATCGCTGGTAG
- a CDS encoding RNA-binding protein: MSIRISNLADDVTEIALKTVFSSYGTIKKVKLPTDEKGHIRGFAFIDMESDTEEKAAIEALDGAEWMGRDLKVDQARPQKKYRVSSLGSEHRTDRLSQADNFHK; encoded by the coding sequence ATGTCAATTCGTATTAGTAATCTTGCCGATGACGTTACAGAGATTGCTCTAAAAACAGTATTTTCATCATATGGGACAATAAAAAAAGTTAAGCTTCCAACTGATGAAAAAGGCCATATACGCGGCTTTGCTTTTATTGATATGGAGTCTGATACTGAAGAAAAAGCTGCTATTGAAGCCCTTGATGGTGCGGAATGGATGGGTCGAGATCTGAAGGTTGATCAAGCGAGACCTCAGAAAAAATATAGAGTCTCATCATTAGGTAGTGAGCACAGAACTGATCGTCTTTCTCAGGCTGATAACTTTCACAAGTGA